From Gemmatimonadaceae bacterium, the proteins below share one genomic window:
- a CDS encoding dicarboxylate/amino acid:cation symporter, which translates to MSLTLQVLLGLIAGLGLGLGIAGVEGAWAAALVGWIEPLGTLFINAIRMTVIPLVVATLIVGVSAAPDPRAVGRLGARSLAIFVVVIALASIVGVALGAPLLGAFDLDPSAVDALRASAASAGEAAQANAKVQTLSEWLLSLVPTNPIKSAADGAMLPLIVFSVLFAAAMTRVEGERRAALRKVFEGIQDASLVLVRAILATAPIGVFALAVPLAARMGLAAAGALLGYIVIVSSISIVFMALVLYPAAVVIGRTPLREFAKACLPAQGIAFSSRSSLAALPAMLESVRDSLRLPPQIGSFFIPLAASMFRAGAGIGQTVGVLFIAKLYGVDLNTAQLLTIAATSAITSFSVPGVPGGSILVMIPVLMAANIPIEGIGILLGVDTIPDMFRTTTNVTGHMAAATILARGERAGDASDDAGAPRLATGTSAAASG; encoded by the coding sequence ATGTCTCTGACGTTACAAGTACTCTTGGGGTTAATCGCCGGCCTTGGCCTGGGGCTTGGCATCGCGGGCGTCGAGGGCGCCTGGGCCGCGGCGCTGGTGGGCTGGATCGAGCCGCTGGGGACGCTGTTCATCAACGCGATCCGGATGACGGTGATTCCGCTGGTCGTCGCCACGCTGATTGTCGGCGTGAGCGCGGCGCCGGACCCGCGTGCGGTCGGGCGGCTTGGCGCGCGGTCGCTGGCGATCTTCGTCGTGGTGATCGCGCTGGCGTCGATTGTGGGCGTGGCGCTGGGGGCGCCGTTGCTGGGCGCCTTCGATCTTGATCCGTCGGCGGTTGATGCGCTCCGCGCCTCGGCCGCGAGCGCCGGCGAGGCCGCACAAGCGAACGCCAAGGTGCAGACGCTGAGTGAGTGGCTGCTGTCGTTGGTGCCGACGAACCCCATCAAGTCGGCGGCAGATGGGGCGATGCTGCCTTTGATCGTCTTCTCAGTGCTCTTCGCAGCGGCGATGACGCGTGTGGAGGGCGAGCGGCGCGCCGCGCTGCGCAAGGTGTTCGAGGGCATCCAGGATGCGTCGCTGGTGCTCGTGCGGGCCATTCTCGCAACGGCGCCCATCGGTGTCTTTGCGCTGGCCGTGCCGCTCGCGGCGCGGATGGGGCTTGCGGCTGCCGGTGCGCTGCTCGGCTACATCGTGATCGTAAGCAGCATCTCCATCGTGTTCATGGCTTTGGTGCTGTATCCCGCGGCCGTGGTGATTGGGCGCACGCCGCTGCGTGAGTTCGCCAAGGCCTGCTTGCCGGCGCAGGGCATCGCCTTCAGTTCGCGCTCCTCACTGGCCGCGCTGCCGGCGATGCTGGAGAGCGTGAGGGACAGCCTGCGCCTGCCGCCGCAGATCGGCAGTTTCTTCATTCCGTTGGCGGCGAGCATGTTCCGCGCGGGCGCGGGCATCGGACAGACGGTGGGTGTGTTGTTCATCGCGAAGTTGTACGGAGTGGACCTGAACACGGCGCAGTTGCTCACCATCGCGGCGACGAGTGCCATCACGTCGTTCAGCGTGCCGGGTGTGCCGGGCGGTTCGATTCTCGTGATGATTCCCGTGCTGATGGCGGCGAACATTCCTATAGAAGGTATTGGCATCCTGCTCGGCGTGGACACGATTCCCGACATGTTCCGCACCACGACCAACGTGACGGGGCATATGGCCGCCGCGACGATCCTCGCGCGTGGCGAGCGCGCGGGCGACGCATCGGATGACGCAGGTGCGCCGCGCCTTGCGACCGGCACATCCGCCGCTGCTAGTGGCTGA
- a CDS encoding N-6 DNA methylase translates to MLTTIDAAKLLSAPRDGNSLCALGEALGFRATGSLARRECRRLGLPEDIAAPRLGVGANELRALYLRAPAAQASRDALARLCKQVAWVAPEFGWLILVDLRESDRLVVAVPPLGGSGSVAALEVARRSVTERDAETFAALAGAAGDSTLARHRRWREILGRDALSQRFYREFERGVGALADSSQGRATPDERRTIALLHASRLLFVAFLEARGWLNGDREFLRQQFTLRSGGRGAHRRMLEPLWFGTLNTPLRRRAPDAKAFGRLPFLNGGLFTRTPLERRLRHLALHDNALGDFIHRVLGGFRLTAREQALDWSDAAVDPEMLGRTFESLMHPATRKSRGTFYTPPAMLGALTSDGLAAALEHATLADLRICDPACGSGAFLVHALDRLSALWQAGGDNSPPTQIRRRVATQQIFGVDIDPIAVWLCQLRLWLAVIVDDPASDPAELQPLPNLDRNVREGDALAGDAFAHAATPTGRLTAPPLGSALAISRLRERYARTTGARKRTLARTLDREERKAEIGDVERRLLLTQAQRRDLLSGVRSPTLFSGPRTPNAAAWRELAALRLEARRLRARLERLRDGAALRFGFASHFPHIAREGGFGLVLGNPPWVRPHAVEADERARLRERFQVFRSAPWEAGAAGAGAGRGFAGQADLAALFTERALHLARPGGAIALLLPAKLWSSLAGGGVRALLTDSTRLRVVDDWSEASQGFDAVTYPSGLVATRVEAQAAARPSDGVKVRVRRDDDLREWKSPAAGLALDDTAGAPWLLLPPAVRAAFDLLASLGTPLHETAFGRPTLGVKSGCNAAFVLARHEAARLGIDAGSVRPLLRGEDLAPWKARPSESRIIWTHDRRGAVLETLPSAVHRHLRRWRHELERRSDARGARWWSLYRTESARSDRPRVVWGDIGKQPRALVLPRGDRSVPLNTCYAVFAATEDDAHALAVLLNSAIGTAWLAALAEPARGGYRRFLGWTCARFPLPRDWPQARTLLATLGAQAAAGSEPPTPREIDEQVLAAYGVEESAISALLAWNGC, encoded by the coding sequence GTGCTCACCACAATCGATGCGGCCAAGCTCCTGAGCGCCCCGCGAGACGGCAACAGCCTGTGCGCGCTCGGCGAGGCGCTGGGATTTCGCGCTACAGGATCACTCGCACGTCGCGAGTGCCGTCGACTCGGCCTTCCCGAGGACATCGCCGCTCCCCGACTCGGCGTCGGGGCCAACGAACTGCGAGCCCTGTACCTGCGGGCGCCGGCGGCACAGGCTTCACGCGATGCGCTCGCACGACTCTGCAAGCAGGTGGCGTGGGTCGCACCGGAGTTTGGGTGGTTGATTCTGGTCGACCTGCGCGAGTCCGACCGACTGGTCGTCGCGGTCCCGCCACTTGGTGGCAGCGGAAGCGTAGCCGCGCTGGAGGTCGCGCGCCGTTCCGTCACTGAGCGCGACGCAGAGACGTTCGCGGCGCTGGCAGGCGCAGCGGGCGACTCCACGCTCGCGCGGCATCGGCGTTGGCGCGAGATCCTCGGGCGCGACGCCCTGTCGCAGCGCTTCTATCGTGAGTTTGAACGCGGTGTCGGCGCGTTGGCCGATTCGTCGCAGGGACGCGCGACGCCCGACGAGCGTCGCACTATCGCGCTGTTGCACGCCTCGCGCTTGCTGTTTGTGGCATTCCTCGAGGCGCGGGGCTGGCTCAACGGCGATCGTGAGTTCCTGCGGCAGCAGTTCACGCTGCGCAGCGGCGGTCGCGGGGCGCATCGGCGAATGCTCGAACCCCTGTGGTTCGGGACGCTCAACACACCGCTGCGACGACGCGCGCCGGATGCAAAGGCCTTTGGCCGCCTGCCGTTCCTCAACGGCGGCCTGTTCACGCGCACGCCACTGGAGCGCCGCCTGCGGCATCTTGCCCTGCACGACAACGCACTTGGCGACTTCATTCACCGCGTCCTCGGCGGATTCCGCCTCACGGCGCGCGAACAGGCGCTCGACTGGTCCGATGCCGCGGTCGACCCGGAGATGCTCGGCCGAACCTTCGAGTCGCTGATGCACCCGGCGACGCGCAAGAGCCGCGGCACCTTCTATACGCCGCCGGCGATGCTCGGCGCGCTTACCAGCGATGGGCTGGCGGCCGCGCTTGAGCACGCGACGCTGGCGGATCTCCGCATCTGTGACCCCGCCTGTGGATCCGGCGCGTTCCTCGTGCACGCCTTGGATCGACTGAGCGCCCTTTGGCAGGCAGGTGGCGACAACTCGCCACCGACCCAGATCCGCCGTCGCGTCGCAACGCAGCAGATCTTTGGCGTGGACATCGATCCCATCGCGGTGTGGCTCTGCCAGCTGCGCCTGTGGCTGGCGGTCATCGTCGACGACCCCGCGAGCGACCCGGCGGAACTACAGCCACTGCCCAACCTGGACCGCAACGTGCGCGAAGGCGATGCGCTCGCTGGCGACGCCTTCGCACACGCGGCGACCCCCACGGGCAGGCTCACGGCACCGCCGCTCGGTTCTGCCTTAGCGATCTCGCGGCTGCGCGAGCGATACGCCCGCACCACAGGCGCGCGCAAGCGGACCCTGGCGCGCACGCTCGACCGAGAGGAGCGCAAGGCGGAGATCGGCGACGTCGAGCGACGGCTGCTGCTCACACAGGCGCAGCGCCGCGACCTGCTGTCCGGTGTGCGCTCGCCGACTCTCTTCTCCGGGCCTCGCACGCCCAACGCTGCGGCCTGGCGTGAACTCGCCGCGCTCAGGCTTGAGGCGCGGCGGTTGCGCGCGCGACTCGAACGGCTTCGCGATGGCGCCGCCCTTCGCTTCGGCTTCGCCTCGCACTTCCCTCACATCGCCAGAGAGGGCGGGTTCGGATTGGTGCTCGGGAACCCGCCCTGGGTGCGGCCCCACGCGGTAGAAGCCGACGAACGCGCGAGACTGCGCGAGCGATTCCAGGTGTTCCGCAGCGCGCCGTGGGAGGCCGGTGCGGCCGGTGCCGGTGCTGGCCGCGGCTTCGCGGGCCAAGCGGATCTCGCGGCGCTGTTCACCGAGCGGGCACTGCATCTCGCACGGCCCGGTGGAGCCATTGCGCTGCTGCTGCCCGCGAAGCTGTGGTCCTCGCTGGCGGGCGGAGGTGTTCGTGCGCTGCTCACCGACAGCACTCGGCTGCGTGTCGTGGACGACTGGAGCGAGGCATCACAGGGCTTCGACGCGGTCACGTATCCGTCTGGACTGGTGGCGACGCGGGTGGAGGCGCAGGCCGCGGCGCGGCCGTCAGACGGCGTGAAAGTCCGCGTCAGGCGCGATGACGACCTGCGAGAATGGAAGAGCCCGGCCGCGGGCCTCGCGCTCGACGACACAGCCGGAGCGCCCTGGCTGCTGCTGCCCCCCGCCGTACGCGCCGCCTTCGATCTGCTCGCCTCGCTGGGCACGCCGCTGCATGAGACCGCCTTCGGCCGCCCTACGCTCGGCGTGAAGAGCGGCTGCAATGCCGCCTTCGTGCTCGCGCGGCACGAAGCCGCAAGGCTCGGCATTGACGCCGGCTCGGTCCGTCCCCTGCTCCGCGGCGAGGACCTCGCGCCCTGGAAGGCGCGGCCGTCGGAGTCGCGCATCATCTGGACGCACGACCGGCGCGGCGCGGTGCTCGAAACGCTGCCGAGCGCTGTACATCGACACCTGCGTCGCTGGCGACACGAGTTGGAGCGGCGCAGCGATGCGCGCGGCGCGCGCTGGTGGTCGCTGTACCGCACGGAGTCCGCGCGCAGCGACCGGCCACGCGTCGTGTGGGGAGACATCGGCAAGCAGCCGCGCGCCCTCGTGCTACCGCGCGGCGACCGCTCGGTACCGCTCAACACCTGCTACGCCGTCTTCGCCGCGACAGAGGACGACGCGCACGCGCTGGCCGTCCTGCTCAACTCCGCGATCGGCACTGCCTGGCTCGCCGCGCTGGCCGAACCTGCTCGCGGCGGATATCGGCGCTTTCTTGGTTGGACCTGCGCGCGGTTCCCGCTCCCACGCGACTGGCCGCAGGCGCGGACGCTGCTCGCAACACTGGGAGCACAAGCGGCGGCGGGGAGCGAACCACCAACTCCGCGGGAGATCGACGAGCAGGTGCTCGCCGCCTATGGTGTGGAGGAGTCTGCCATCTCCGCGCTGCTCGCGTGGAACGGGTGTTAG
- a CDS encoding HAD-IA family hydrolase, translating into MAPTRNYAVLFDLDGTLVDSIGLLIASMEYAYEGRALRPSVREWTNLIGTPLDQMLGLWAEDEADVARLRARYREHQLEHHDRMVTAYPGTVDSVRALHAEGFTLGVVTSKLETGARRALKLIGVEECFTTVVGIEATTRHKPEPEPVLEALSRLGVPAARAVFVGDSTHDMHAGNAAGVETAAVLWGPYSRTDLEPTKPRHWLMAMPEVVPLARMLATR; encoded by the coding sequence GTGGCCCCAACTCGCAACTACGCCGTGCTGTTCGACCTCGACGGCACGCTTGTGGATTCCATCGGCCTGCTCATCGCGAGCATGGAGTACGCATACGAGGGCCGGGCGCTGCGGCCGTCGGTACGCGAGTGGACCAATCTGATTGGCACGCCGTTGGATCAGATGCTCGGGCTCTGGGCCGAGGATGAGGCGGACGTGGCGCGGCTGCGGGCGCGGTATCGGGAGCACCAGCTCGAGCATCACGACCGTATGGTGACGGCGTATCCCGGTACGGTGGACAGTGTGCGTGCCCTGCACGCGGAAGGATTCACGCTTGGTGTCGTGACGTCGAAGCTCGAGACGGGCGCGCGGCGTGCGCTGAAGTTGATCGGCGTGGAGGAATGCTTCACCACGGTCGTCGGCATCGAAGCCACGACGCGGCACAAGCCGGAGCCCGAGCCGGTGCTTGAGGCCTTGTCGCGGCTTGGGGTGCCGGCAGCGCGCGCGGTGTTTGTCGGGGACTCCACGCACGACATGCACGCCGGGAATGCGGCGGGCGTCGAGACCGCGGCCGTGCTCTGGGGCCCGTACTCGCGCACGGATCTCGAACCGACAAAGCCGCGGCATTGGCTCATGGCGATGCCGGAGGTGGTGCCATTGGCGCGGATGTTGGCGACGCGATGA
- a CDS encoding glycosyltransferase: MAEHWPALLGAGLWALPMLVVALRFRNSRRLDEYAQRVEGDTPLVSVVIPARDEAHNIGDCLRSVLASSYPALEVIVVDDHSSDGTADIARGVAGEDAARRGGQSRVRVVPAPPLPDGWFGKQWACHSGAQQAGGALLLFTDADTRHGSELIARSVTAREQRGADLFTVAGHQAAVSFWEKVLQPYVMSILLARYGGLETMSRSTRPVDKIANGQYVLTAREAYARAGGHEAVRAHVAEDLRLAQRYTELGMSAQMVLAQDHLSTRMYTSLGEIWRGWGKNVYAAGRDTLPLGAIGRAALPFVFPLPALLPVFPIVVLALGLSGVLGDWALWFGTIGSATSVLYWMGSYAYARLNPLWGLSYPLAAVMFSAICATAAWRGSRVAWKGRGYHSVSAAP; this comes from the coding sequence GTGGCTGAGCACTGGCCGGCGCTGCTGGGCGCCGGACTCTGGGCGCTGCCGATGCTCGTAGTGGCCCTGCGGTTCCGCAACTCGCGCCGGCTCGACGAGTACGCGCAGCGCGTTGAGGGCGACACGCCGCTGGTCAGCGTGGTGATCCCCGCGCGCGACGAAGCGCACAACATCGGTGACTGCCTGCGCAGCGTGCTGGCGTCCTCGTATCCGGCGCTGGAGGTGATTGTGGTGGACGATCACTCCAGCGACGGGACGGCTGACATCGCACGCGGCGTAGCCGGTGAAGATGCCGCGCGGCGTGGTGGACAGTCGCGTGTGCGCGTCGTGCCGGCGCCGCCGCTCCCGGACGGCTGGTTCGGCAAGCAATGGGCCTGTCACAGCGGTGCGCAGCAGGCAGGCGGTGCGCTGCTGCTGTTCACCGACGCCGACACCAGGCACGGCTCCGAGCTCATCGCGCGCAGCGTGACCGCCCGCGAGCAGCGCGGCGCCGACCTGTTCACGGTGGCGGGCCATCAGGCTGCCGTCAGCTTCTGGGAAAAGGTGCTGCAGCCCTACGTGATGAGCATCTTGCTCGCGCGCTACGGCGGCCTCGAGACGATGAGCCGCAGCACGCGCCCCGTCGATAAGATCGCCAACGGCCAGTATGTGCTGACCGCGCGCGAGGCCTACGCGCGCGCCGGCGGACACGAGGCCGTGCGTGCGCACGTGGCCGAGGACCTGCGCCTGGCGCAGAGATACACCGAGCTGGGGATGAGCGCGCAGATGGTGTTGGCGCAGGATCATCTCAGCACGCGGATGTACACGAGCCTGGGTGAGATCTGGCGCGGTTGGGGGAAGAATGTGTACGCGGCGGGTCGCGACACCCTGCCATTGGGCGCCATCGGGCGCGCGGCCTTGCCGTTCGTGTTTCCGCTGCCGGCGCTCCTGCCCGTGTTCCCCATCGTGGTGCTCGCGCTTGGACTCTCCGGCGTGCTTGGCGACTGGGCCCTGTGGTTCGGCACCATCGGCTCGGCCACCAGCGTCCTCTATTGGATGGGATCCTACGCCTATGCGCGTCTCAATCCGCTTTGGGGGCTGAGCTATCCGCTGGCCGCCGTGATGTTCTCCGCCATCTGTGCCACGGCTGCGTGGCGCGGCAGTCGCGTGGCCTGGAAGGGCCGTGGTTACCATTCGGTGAGCGCCGCGCCGTAG